TGTGCGGTCAGCTGCCATGTGTGGAATGGAGTGCCAACTGCACAAGTGGCAACACGTGCCTGAACGGTCGGCACAGCCCAGCTGACATCGCCCACATCGGTTGACCCTTCTCCGCCCTCACTTTTCCGGTCCAAAGGAGCCACAAAATCACAAAGCGCGAGATCCGGATCAACCTCAGCCCCGATGCGCCGGAACGAGACGTGAATATTATCCTCGCTGAGCGTCTCACGGATCTTGTTTGCAAAGATGCGGTCCGTTTCATCGAAATTAGGGGCGCCCAAACGGTTGAGGTTGCGCTGCATGGTTTCTTCCAAAGGACGGTTGCCAAGCAGATTGGACACGCCGCTGACGACGCTGCTCTCGACCGTTGTCTCGGTCATCAGCGCTGCGCCTTCAGCAATCTTGTGGACCCGGCCGATCAGATCGCGCAGTTCTTTGAGGTTCCGCGCCCGCACCAGCTGGCGTACGGTGGCCTTGGACTGGACGACATTGGGCGCAATCCCACCGGCATCCAGATAGGCGTAATGCACCCTGGCGTCGTCCGGCATGTGTTCGCGCATGTAATTTACGCCAACGTTCATCAGCTCGATTGCATCGAGAGCGCTGCGGCCAAGTTCAGGGGCACCGGCCGCATGCGCCGCGCGGCCGTGGAAGGTGAAATCGATCCGCGTGTTTGCAAGGGACTTGGCTTCGTTGACCCCGGTGAAGGTTGCCGGGTGCCAGGAGATTGCTGCATCGACGTCGTCGAACAGACCCGCGCGGACCATGAAGGTTTTGGCAGCGCCACCTTCCTCGGCGGGGCAGCCGTAGTAGCGCACACGCCCCTTGAGCCCACGCTCTGCCAGGTAGTCCTTCACAGCAGAGGCCGCCATCAAGGCCGCGGAGCCGAGAAGGTTGTGGCCGCACCCATGCCCGGGGCCGCCGGCCTCGACCGGCTGATGTTCGGCAGTACCGGCAACCTGGCCAAGTTCGGGAAGGGCATCGAACTCACCGAGGATGGCAATGACAGGGCCTTCATCGCCGGCTTCACCCACAATCGCGGTCGGTATTCCTGCGACACCTTCGGTTATCCTGAACCCTTCCTGTTCCAGCATCTTTTTGTGTTCGGCAACAGACTTGAATTCGGTGTAGGCGATTTCCGGCAGGTCAAAGACACGGTCGGAGAGGCCGATATAATCCTCCCGGCGGCTATCGACCAGATCCCAGACGCGATCCGTATTTTTCATTGTGTCCTCCCAAAAATGTCAGCAGAACCCCGTCGCGTCGCAACGGTGCGGCACGGGGCAGGTCTTCGTATCGGCAATCCCGACTGCCGGGATCAGAGCGTCTTCCAGTAGTGGCAGGCGACCGAATGGCCGCCGCCGAAAGTCTCAAGGTCCGGCTGCTCCTGGCGGCAGAGGTCCTGCGCCTGTGGACAGCGCGGGTTGAAGAAACAGCCCTTTGGCGGATCCAGTGGAGACGGGATTTCGCCTTCGATAGGGGCAAAGTCGCGCTTTCGCTGATCCAGCCGGGGTGCTTCTGCAAGCAAGGCCTTTGTGTAGGGGTGTTTCGGCGCGCTGAAGATCTCTTCGGTCGAGGCGCTTTCGACGATCCGGCCGAGATACATGATCGCGACCCGGTCCGCGATGTGTTCGACAACGCTGAGATCGTGGCTGATGAAGAGATAGGTCAGGCCAAACTCTTCTCGCAGATCCATGAAGAGGTTGATAACCTGAGCCTGGATCGACACGTCCAGGGCAGCAATCGCCTCGTCGCAGACGAGGAATTTCGGTTTGACCGCAAGTGCCCGCGCAATGCCGATGCGCTGACGCTGGCCACCAGAAAACTGGTGCGCATATCGCCGTTTCAAAGATGGATCCAGTCCAACCTTCTTCATGATGTCGTCGACGTAGTCAGAGGCTTCTGATCTTGAGACGACACCGTGGACTTGTGGTGCTTCGCCAATGATGTCTTCCACACGCATGCGTGGATTGAGGCTGGCGAAGGGATCCTGAAAAATCATCTGAATGGCGAGTGTTGCCGCTTTCTTGTCAGCGCGCGACATCGCGGCGACATCCTTGCCCTGAAACAGAAGCTGTCCGGAGCTTGGGGCATGAATGCCCGCAACGACACGGCCAAGGGTGGATTTGCCGCAGCCAGATTCGCCCACAAGACCCAGCACCTCGCCTTCCTTGACGGAGAGGTTCACTTCATCGACGGCGTGTACGATTTCTTCCCGGATGCCAGCACCCAGTTTTTGCGCGACTTTTTCGGCAATATCGAGGCGTTTGGCAAAACGTTTCGAGACGTCTTTGATCTCAACAAGTGGCGCGTTCATTCGGCTGCAGCCTGTGCCTGAGGATTGAAACAGCGGATATCCCGGTTCGCGACATGTGTAATCGGGGGCTGGGTCTTGCATGCAGCACTTGCCGATCGGCACCGCGGCGCGAAGGCACAGCCTTCGGGGAGCGCCAGCATGTTTGGCGTCATGCCCTCGATCTGGAACAGCCTTTCGCCGCGTTTGTTTGCTGTCGGAACAGATCCGAGGAGCCCGATCGTATAGGGATGCAACGGGCGGTCGATGACATCGTCGGTCAGACCCTGCTCGACGATCCGCCCTGCATACATGACAGAGATCCGGTCTGCGAGGCCCGCAACGACGGCGAGGTCGTGGGTGATCCAGATCATCGCAGTGCCCGTCTGGCGCGTCAGCTTCTGCGCTTCATGAATGATCTGTGCCTGGATCGTGACATCCAGTGCCGTCGTCGGTTCGTCGGCGATGATCAAATCCGGTTTGTTGAGGAATGCGATCGCGATCGATACACGTTGGCGCATGCCACCGGACAGCTGGTGGGGATAGGCCTTTAGCCGCTCTTCAGGGGAGGGGATGCCGACAAGGCCGAGTGCATCCCGCGACCGTTCCCAGGCTTCTTTTTTTGACACTTTTTCATGGGCGAAGATCGCTTCCATCATTTGGGAATCGATGCGCAGGACCGGGTTCAGTGTCATCATCGGATCCTGAAAGATCATCGATATCCGATTGCCGCGGATGGACTTCAGCTTCCCCTCCGGCGCATTGGCGATCTCATCGCCGTTGAACCGGATCGAACCTTCGACGATCCGGCCCGGCTGATCGATCAAGCCCAGAATAGAGAACCCGGTGATGGACTTGCCGGACCCCGATTCCCCGACCAGACCCATGACCTCGCCCTTGTTGACGGTGAAATCAACGCCATCGACGGCTTTGACAACACCCGCGTGGGTGAAGAAATGCGTCTTCAGCCCGGCAACTTCGAGAACCGCCGTCATTTCTTCATCCTCGGATTGAGAACGTCGCGTAGCTGATCGCCGACTAGATTGATCGAAGCCACGGTCAGTAGAAGCGCAATCCCGGGAAACACAGAGATCCAATACCGGCCGGACAGCATGTACTCAAAACCGTTGGCAATCAGAACGCCAAGTGATGGTTCGGTTTGCGGTAGACCCACCCCAAGGAAAGAGAGTGTTGCCTCCAGCGAAACCGCATGGGCTGTCTGCACTGTCCCAACCACGATCAAGGGGGCGAGACAGTTCGGCAAGATGTGGCGAAAGACAACCCTCGTCTTGGAAAGCCCGAGACATTGAGCTGCTTCAACGTATTCCTTTCCGCGCTCAACCAAGGCCGTGGCGCGAACGGTCCGCGCGTAATAGGCCCATTGGGCTACAACAAGCGCAAGGATGATCTTGTCGATGCCCTTGCCCAAGGCTGCAACCAGCATCAAGGCCACCAAGGCTGCCGGGAACGACAATTGAAGGTCGACAACCCGCATAATGACGGCTTCTGTCCTGCCGCCGGAATAAGCAGCGATCAGACCAACGACCATCCCGACAAACAACGCGATTACGCCGGACGCCAAGCCCACGGAGATGGAAATCCTGAGCCCATAAAGAATGGCTGAATAAAGATCCCGGCCTGCGCCATCGGAGCCAAGCCACATGGTATATCCGGCAAATGCTTCCGATCCGGGGGCGAGCCGCCCATCCAGAACATCGACCTGCGCCAGATCATAAGGGTTTTGAGGCGTGATCCAGGGAGCCAGTATGGCCAGGACCATGATGATCAGGAGGACAAAGAACGCCGTTGCCGCGATTCGGCTTTCGAAAAACTCCGCCCGGAAACGCTGAAACGGGGTCTCCACCTTCACTTTGGAGGGCGCTGAAGAGTGCAGTGTTGAATCGGTCATGCGCCCTGATCCTGCAGCCGGACACGCGGGTCCAGAATTGAATAAAGAATGTCAACGACCAGATTGATGACCACAAAGAACAGCACCATGATCATCAGGTAGGCAACGACCACCGGCCGGTCGAGCTGAAGGATGGCATCGATCAGCAGCTTGCCCATGCCCGGCCAGGCAAAGATCGTTTCCGTGACGACCGAAAACCCGATGAGGCTGCCGAACTCCAGGCCCATGACTGTAACGACCGGGATCATGATGTTCTTCATCACATGGACAAGAATGATCCGGCTGGTCGAAATGCCCTTGGCCCTTGCGTATTTCACATAGTCCTGACTCATCGCTTCCCGTACACCGGCTCGCGTCAAGCGGATGGCAAGCGAGATTTTTAGAAGTGCCAGGTTAAGCGCGGGCAAGAAAATGTGCCGCAGACCGTCCCAGGTCGCCAGACTGGTCTCAATCCCGAAGATCGTTGCTGTGTCGCCTCGCCCTGTTGAGGGTAGCCATCCGAGTTCAACGGCGAACAGCAATATGAGCATCAAGCCGACCCAGAATGTCGGCAGGGAAAACCCGAGAATGGATCCCGCCATGATGCCCTTGGAAATCGGGTTGTCCGGATAAAGCCCGGAAAACAGACCAAGCGGGATGCCAATGACAATGGCAAGCATCAATGCACTGAACGCAAGTTCCAAAGTGGCCGGCATGTGGTGCAAGATCAGCTTCAGGGCCGGTTCGCCGAAGATAAAGGAATCGCCCAGATTGCCCTGGGCTGCCCCCTTCAGGAACAGCAGATATTGGTCCCAGATCGGTCGGTCGAGACCCAGCCGGCGGATTGCGGCCTCGATGTCGGCCTGATCTGCGTCAGGGCTCACCAGCATATAGACCGGGTCGCCAACGATGTTCACACCGAAGAAGACGATCACCGACATGAGAAACACGACGAGGAGCGCCTGCATCAGCCGGCGGATTACAAAAACAGACATAAGGAGTTCTCGGTTCAGGGACGTTCCGGACCGCTGAGATCAGCGGCCCGGAAATCGCTGGTTATTCCTTCACGACACCCATGGCGAGCGTGTACTCGTCGGTGCGGGGAATATACGTCAGGCCCTTTTTGGCCGCCCAGGTGTTGACCTGGAAGTGGGTCGGGATGATTGCGACATCACCGATCGCCATTTCCGTGGCTTCCGCGAGCAGGTCCTGACGCTTTTCATCATCAACGGTGCGCAATGCTTCTTCGATCTTCGCATCGATTTCCGCATTGGAGTGACGTCCGCGGTTCGATGACCCGAAGCCCTTGTCCTTGTCGTAAGTGTGGATCAAGGACTTCAGCGGAGAAGAAGCTTCGCCCGAACCGGCACCCCAGCCCACCAGGATGAAGCTGAACTCCGGCTGACCATCGGCACCGCCGCGGGATGCGCGGCCGAAATAAACGGAACGCGGCATTGTTTCGACCGCAGTCTTGATGCCAACACGTGTCAGCATCTGACCGATCGCCTCGGCGATTTTCGCATCGTTGATGTAGCGATCGTTCGGGCCATGAATGGTCAATTGGAAGCCGTCCGGGTATCCGGCTTCTGCCAACAGTTCCTTGGCACCGTTCGGGTCGTAATCAATCGGCTGCAAGTTCTCCGACACGCCGAAGAAACCTTCCGGCAACAGCTGGCCGGCCGGCAGTGCCACGCCTTCCATCACCCGGTCGACAATCGCATTCCGGTTGATCGCCTTGGAGATTGCCAGACGGACACGCTGGTCCAGAAGCGGATTTTTGATGTCGCTGCCGTCAGTGCCCTTCACAAAGGGGGAGTTCTCACGGAACTGGTCCAAATGGAGGTAGATGACGCGGTTGGAAACACCTTGGCTCAGCTGGATCTCGTCCTTGCCTTCAAGCACGCCGATATCTGTTGTCGGAACGCTGGCGATCATGTCGACATCACCTGCAAGCAGAGCAGCGACACGGCTCGGACCTGACTTGATCGGGCGGAAGTCAACTTCAGTCCAGATTGGAGCGTCGCCCCAGTAGTCATCGTTGCGCACCATAGTGATGCTCTCGCCGGGCTTGTAGCTTCCAAACTTGAACGGGCCGGTGCCAATCGCCGCGGTGCCAGCGTTGAAGTCTTCTGTCGCCGCGCGACATCCGGCGCTGTCCGAGATCACAGGGATCGTGGAAATGTCGTTCGCCATCAACGGGTATGGCGTTTCCGTGGAAATGTGGACCGTATAGTCGTCGATTTTCTTGAAGGTTTTGCCCTTCAAATAAGTGCCGAAGCCAGATGGGGAATTCGGGACATCCGGAGCCCGCTCCATGGTGCAAATGACGTCGTCCGCATTGAAGTCGCTGCCGTCATGGAATTTCACGCCTTCGCGAAGTTTGAACTCCCATGTCAGCTCATCGATCGGTTGCCAGGATACGGCGAGGCCCGGTGACAGTCGTTGCTTTTCGTCTTGTGCAATCAGGCGATCAAACAGGTGATACGAGATTGCGTTGTTCGGACCCAGATTGTGGAAATGTGGATCCATCGCTGTTGGTTCGGACGCCAACCCAATGGTCAGCTTTTCTGCGGACGCTGCCCCGGTAAACAAGGCAAACACGCTTACAGACACTGCGGCTGCAGCAGTAAGTTTTCTCATGACAATATAACTCCCTCGGAAGGCGCGGTGTCCTTTTTGCCGGACTTTTGCCGCACGCTAAAAAGGATGGTAGCTTGCAGAAAATTCATTGCCAACAGAGAAATTAATCCATTTTTGCATAGACTAATTCATCTTGTAGGCATGACTATTTATAAGGCAGATCTCAACCTATGGCAGAGCCACGGCACAGACTGAGGGAAATGGAAGCGCTCCGGGCGCTTGTGACCACCGGCACGACCATTGGCGCCGCGCGGCGGCTCGGTGTTTCGCAGTCCTCTGTCAGCCGGGCGTTAGGGCAATTGGAGCAGCGGGTTGGCCGTACTCTGTTTTTGCGGAGCGCCGGCAAGATCGAACCGACCGCCGCGGCGCTCAGGCTCAACGAACAGCTTGATCCGCTTTTTGAAACGCTCGCTCTGATTGAAGGCGCTGAATGGGCGCAGGCCGATGAAGAACCTCTGCGCCTCATTGTTCCCCCCACGCTTGCCCATAACTTCATCATCACAAGAGTGGCTGCATTCCTGAAACAGAACCCTGGCAAGAACCTGCAGCTGGATATTCAGGCAACGGATGTGCTGGTCTCCGGTATCCTGGATCTGCGCTATGACCTTGGTCTGACCAGTGCGATGATTCAGCGCTCCGGTGTCACTCTCGTGCCGTGGCTCCGTTCTCATGTAGTCTGCGCAATGCCCAAAGGACATCCCCTTGAGGCAAAGGAAATCGTCACTCCGGCCGATCTGGAGGGCGTGGAGTTGATCGAGTTTCTAAGGCGGCTCGGCACCCGCGCGATCACCGAACAGCTGTTTGCCCGCTCTGGTGTCAAACCCCGGACGGTTGCGGAAACGGCGACGAACATGGCTGCTCTTGAGTTGGTCCGCGAGGGGCTTGGCGTCACGGTGCTGAACCCCTTTCCCGTACTTTCTGTTGGTGTACCGAACATCTCCGTCCGGCCATTCGATGCACACATCACTTATGACACCAGCTTTGTGCTTCCTGCGGGGCGCCAACCGTCAGAGCTTGCTCAGCAGTTCATGGAGTACATCAAGTCGACCACGCCGGCCGATGACTACTCAGAGGCCGTTTGACCGGCGATCAGCCACGGCAAACAATTGCAGACAAAAAGATACAAACAAGGGATTAGGCATGACAAAACGGAGCGCAGCGATTGAGGCGGCAGCGAAGAGTTTCGGAGATGGCAGTTTTCAAAAGGATTTAACTGAGCTGGTGGCCGTAAAGACGTCCAGCCGGGAGGAGGAGCACCGGTCCGACCTGATGCGCTATCTGGATACTGAGATGCGCGAGCGGTTCGAAGCGATGGGTTTTACGGTCGATATCCATCCAAATGACATACTCGACCGGGCGCCTTTTCTCGTTGCCAAGCGGATCGAGGATCCAAGCCTGCCCACACTGTTTTGCTACGGGCACGGGGATACGGTGCCCGGAGAAGAAGGCCGCTGGAGCGAGGATCGGGATCCCTGGACGCTGGATGTCGCGCAAACACAGTCTGGTCCCCGCTGGTATGGCCGCGGCACCGCAGACAACAAGGCGCAGCATGCCATCAATATGGAAGCCATGCGCCATGTGATCGATACCCGTGGCCGTCTTGGTTACAACGCCACGTTCCTGATCGAGATGGCAGAAGAAATGGGCTCGCCTGGGCTCTATGAATTCTGCCGGGACAACCGGGATATGCTGGCAGCCGATCTGCTGATTGCATCCGACGGTCCGCGTTTTTCGACAGATGCGCCGGATATCAAGCTTGGTACGCGAGGCGGTCTGAACCTGAGGTTCCGTCTGGAATACCGGGAAGGTGGCCACCATTCTGGCAACTGGGGAGGACTGCTTGCCAATCCGGCCATCGTGCTCATGCATGCGCTCACGACCCTGGTCAGCCGAACCGGCGAGATCCTTCATCCCGGCCTGAAACCTGCCCATATCAAGAATTCCGTGCGCGACGCGCTTGCCAAGGTGACGGTTACATCCGGACCGGATGATCCGGAGATTGATCCCTGGTGGGGAGAGCCTGGCTTGAGCGCCGCTGAGAAAGTCTTCGGTTGGAACACATTTGAAGTCCTTTCCTTCATTGCGGGGGACCCGGAAAATCCGCAAAACGCTGTTCCCCCCCTTGCCGAAGCCATCTGCCAGATCCGCTTTGTGGTGGATACGGACCCCGACACCTTCCTGCCTCTGATCCGCCAGCATCTGAAGGACAACGGGTTTGATGGCATCACTGTGGAACCGGCCCGGATGTCGATGCTGCGCGCTTCACGGCTCGATCCGGAACATCCGGCCGTTGCCTGGGCTGTCACATCAGTTGAAAAGACGACTGGAAAACCGGTCACCGTTATCCCCAATGCCGGTGGTTCCCTGCCAAACGACATCTTTCTCAACACCATCGGCATGCCAACGCTCTGGGTTCCGCACAGTTACACCGGCTGTTCCCAGCACGCCCCCAACGAACACGTCCTGCCGCATCTGATGAAAGAAGGATTGGAGATGATGACAGGCTTGTTCTGGGATCTGGGCGACGGGTTTCCTAAAGAACAGAGGTCATCCTAGCTTCACCCAAGCTGCATTTCTGGTTGACGATCTTACACAGGCGTCGACAAATTCCACGCCTGCGAGGCCCTCTTGAATGCCGGGCAAAAGCGTTGTTTGGGTTTCGCCGGTGGCATGAACCCGGATCGCATCGGCAGCTTCCCGGTAGAGGTTGGCGAACCCTTCAAGGTAGCCTTCCGGGTGTCCGGGCGGGATCCGTGTTGTCGGCGCGATGCTCTCCAGCATACCCGCGCCGCCTCTTGTCAGGCGCTGGGCGGGTTCTCCAAACGGCGAATACTGCAGATAGTTCGGATTTTCCTGATGCCATTCAATGCCGGCCTTGTCGCCATAGACCCGGAGCTTGAGATTGTTCTCATTGCCCGGTGCGACTTGTGAACACCAGAGCATCCCGCGCGCCCCGCCGTCAAAGCGCAGCATGACGTGACCGTTGTCATCTACCTGACGGCCTGGGACGAAGGACTGCAAATCGGCGGCAAGGCTCTCGGCGCGCAGGCCGGTCACAAAGCAAGCCAGATTGTAGGCGTGGGTGCCAATGTCTCCAGTCGCGCCCCCCAATCCGGACCGGGCAGGGTCCGTGCGCCAGTCGGCTTGCTTGTTGTGCTGTTCGACCGTCAGCCAATCCTGCGGGTACTCGACCTGAATGACCCGGATTGTTCCAAGATCGCCGTTTTGGACCATCTCCCGCGCCTGACGGATCATCGGATAGCCGGTGTAATTGTGCGTGAGAATAAACAGGGCCGGCGAGGCCTCGGCCGCTTTGGCCAGCTTTTTGGCGTCTGCCAGCGTGGAGGTCATCGGCTTGTCGCAGATCACGTGAATGCCGCGTTTCAAGAATGCCTTGGCAGCTGGATAATGAACATGGTTCGGCGTCACGATGGCAACCGCTTCGACCCCGTCCTTCAGCCGTGCCTCTCGTTTGGCCATGTCCTCAAAGGAGCTGTAAATCCGGTCCGCCTTGAGGCCGAGAGCCTGCCCGGAAGAGATGGCCTTGTCCGGTGTTGAGGACAAGGCTCCTGCGACCAGTTCAAAACTGTTGTCGAGCCGTGCTGCGATCCGGTGAACCGCGCCGATGAACGCATCCTTGCCGCCGCCGACCATGCCGAGGCGGAGCGGGCGTTGGAATGTGACTTCTGTTCCTTCAATGGCCATGTTGTGCTCCTATGCAATGCCCAGCATCTTGCGGTTTGCCGCTTCGTCTGTCCCGCCGTCGGCAAAGTCATCAAAGGCTTTTTCAGTGACGCGAATGATATGGTCGGCAACAAACTGGGCACCTTCGCGGGCGCCATCTTCCGGGTGCTTCAGGCAACATTCCCATTCGACGACCGCCCAGCCGTCGAAGTCATTGGCTGCCATTTTGGAAAAGATCGCTCCAAAATCGACCTGTCCGTCGCCCAAGGACCGGAACCGCCCCGCACGGTCAACCCAGGGCTGATAGCCGCTGTAAACGCCCTGGCGGCCGGTCGGATTGAACTCGGCATCCTTGACGTGGAACATTCCGATCCGGTCCTTGTAGATGTCGATGTTGTCGAGATAGTCGAGACACTGAAGCACGTAGTGGGACGGATCATAGAGCATCTTTGCGCGGGCATGATTGTCAACGCGGTCCAGGAACATCTCGTACGTCGCGCCATCATGAAGATCCTCGCCGGGATGGATCTCGTAGCAAACATCCACGCCCATATCGTCCGCATAATCCAGAATTGGCCGCCAGCGCTTGGCAAGTTCGTCAAACGCGGTCTCAACAAGCCCAGCCGGTCGTTGCGGCCAGGGATAGATGTAAGGCCACGCCAGAGCGCCGGAAAACGTCGCATGAGCGGTGATGCCAAGATTGCGGCTGGCCGTTAACGCCTGCTTGACCTGATCAACAGCCCAGGCCTGGCGCGCGGCCGGATTGCCGCGGACTTCCGGAGCTGCAAAGCCGTCAAAGGCGGTGTCATAAGCAGGGTGGACGGCCACGAGCTGGCCTTGCAGATGGGTTGAGAGCTCCGTGATCTCAACACCGTTCTGACGGGCTTGTCCGGCAAAGTCTTCGCAGTATCCCTTCGAGCTGGCGGCTTTTTCCAGATCAATGAGCCGGCCATCCCAACTTGGAACCTGTACCCCTTTGTATCCGCAATCGGCGGCCCATTTCGTAATCGCGTCCCAGGAATTGAATGGCGCTTCATCTCCCGCAAACTGAGCAAGAAACAGCGCAGGCCCCTTTATCGTTTTCATGACGACCTCTTGAATGAAATAGAGTTTTTGGGGCCGGGATCCGTGACTTAACCCCGGCCCACGCAAAGTCACTTCTTAGAATGGCGACTCTGGGAAGTAGTAGCTTTCAGCGTTTTCACGGGTGATCAGTGTTGCCCCGAGAATGTACCGGCCGGCCACCGGGCCATTCGACTTGAAAGCGTTGACCGTTGCATCCATCGCGGTTGCAATCATTGCCGGCGGGTAAAGGACATTTACAGGGATCAGCTCATCGCCATCCATGATGCCTTTGATGATTTCCTTCATGCCAGCACCTCCGACAACGAACATGCCGTTGCCCTCACGGCCTGCCTGTTTCAAAGCAGCGACCACGCCGATTGCGATATCGTCGTCTTGAGCCCAGACCGCATCAATGTCCGGGAAGCGGGACAGGAAATCCTGCATCACTTCAAAACCGTCGTCGCGGTTCCAGTTGGCGTGCTTGTGATCCAGGACGTTGATACCCGAGCCTTCGATTTCGGCCATGAACGCATCAAAGCGTTCGTTGTCGATCACGGTCGGGATACCGCGCAACACAACGATGTTGTCGCCGTCCTTAAGGCGTCCCTTCATGTATTGCGCCGATACGCGGCCAAGCTCCGGATTGTTGCCGGCAACGTAAAGGTCTTCGATCCCCGGCTGGCTGAGACCACGATCGACGACGGTGATCCAGGCGCCAGATTTCTTGACATTCAAGACCGGATCGGTAAGCGGTTCGGACTCAAACGGCAGAACGACGAGTGCATCAATCTGATGGACCGATACGAGGTCTTCCAGCGCACTTGCCTGCGCGCCTGGATCCGGCGAGTTCACAAGGATCAGATCCACGTCCGGATAAAGAGCCTCCAGACGTTTTTCGGCCTGCTCCGCGTGCCAGTTCATGCCCGCTGCCCAGGCATGGGTCGGTGTCGGGTAGCTGACGCCGATCTTGATCTTTTCTTCCGCGACTGCCGTCCCGCTGAGGGCGATTAGCCCTGTCAGTGCCATCGCACCCAGTGTTTTTCTTCCAAGCATTGTTTCCTCCTCCGATGCTTTCCTCAAGGCGCACCTCTCCCGTCCGGTGCGAACCGGTTCAAATTGGGGACGGGTCCCTATTCCATGGATCTAATGGGCCGTGCTCAGCCGTTCTTTTTGAGTTTCCAGTCGCTGCGCTGCAGCAGCACAGCAACGATAATGATCAACCCCTGCATGGTTCCGTTCAGGTAGTTTGAGATCATGTCCGTGAAGTTCAGGATGTTACCGATGGTGGTCAGAATGAGCGCGCCCAGGATCGTGCCCCCAATTCTGCCATAACCGCCTTTCAGAACGGTGCCGCCGATGATCACGGCCGCGATCGCTTCCAATTCCCATAGTACGCCTGTCGATGCTGAGGCAGAGCCGAGGCGGGGGACATAAATGATGGTCGCGAAGGACACGCAGAGGCCTTGGATGATGTATGTCAGCGTCTTGACCCGATCGACATTGATTGCCGAGTACTTGGCGACGGCTTCATTTGATCCGATGGCCGTGCAGTAGCGTCCGAACGCTGTCCGGTTTAAAAGCAGCCAGCCACAGATAGCAACGGCAATGAAGACCCAGACCGGGATCGGCAGTCCCAAAAAACTGTCATAGTAGACCGGTCGGTAGGTGCCGCGAATGTCGAAGTTGAGGGACAGCGTGCCGCCGTCTGCGAAATAGGTCACCAAAGACCGGTAGATCCCCATGGTGCCTAGCGTCACTATAAACGCCTCTATCTTCCCCTTGGTGGTCAGCGCTCCATTGATCCAGCCTGCGCCGATGCCGAGGAGGATCGCCAAACCACACCCAAACAGGACGGTCGGCACACCGGTCCCGAGCGTTTCAACGGCATTGTTCATGACAATTATCATCACGCCGGAAATGGCCGCTGCCATAGAGCCCACCGACAAGTCGATCCCGCCAGCGGTGATGACGAAGGTCGCGCCTACGGCAATGATGCCGATA
This window of the Roseibium alexandrii DFL-11 genome carries:
- a CDS encoding ABC transporter substrate-binding protein; the encoded protein is MRKLTAAAAVSVSVFALFTGAASAEKLTIGLASEPTAMDPHFHNLGPNNAISYHLFDRLIAQDEKQRLSPGLAVSWQPIDELTWEFKLREGVKFHDGSDFNADDVICTMERAPDVPNSPSGFGTYLKGKTFKKIDDYTVHISTETPYPLMANDISTIPVISDSAGCRAATEDFNAGTAAIGTGPFKFGSYKPGESITMVRNDDYWGDAPIWTEVDFRPIKSGPSRVAALLAGDVDMIASVPTTDIGVLEGKDEIQLSQGVSNRVIYLHLDQFRENSPFVKGTDGSDIKNPLLDQRVRLAISKAINRNAIVDRVMEGVALPAGQLLPEGFFGVSENLQPIDYDPNGAKELLAEAGYPDGFQLTIHGPNDRYINDAKIAEAIGQMLTRVGIKTAVETMPRSVYFGRASRGGADGQPEFSFILVGWGAGSGEASSPLKSLIHTYDKDKGFGSSNRGRHSNAEIDAKIEEALRTVDDEKRQDLLAEATEMAIGDVAIIPTHFQVNTWAAKKGLTYIPRTDEYTLAMGVVKE
- a CDS encoding LysR family transcriptional regulator; this translates as MAEPRHRLREMEALRALVTTGTTIGAARRLGVSQSSVSRALGQLEQRVGRTLFLRSAGKIEPTAAALRLNEQLDPLFETLALIEGAEWAQADEEPLRLIVPPTLAHNFIITRVAAFLKQNPGKNLQLDIQATDVLVSGILDLRYDLGLTSAMIQRSGVTLVPWLRSHVVCAMPKGHPLEAKEIVTPADLEGVELIEFLRRLGTRAITEQLFARSGVKPRTVAETATNMAALELVREGLGVTVLNPFPVLSVGVPNISVRPFDAHITYDTSFVLPAGRQPSELAQQFMEYIKSTTPADDYSEAV
- a CDS encoding M20 family metallopeptidase, with product MTKRSAAIEAAAKSFGDGSFQKDLTELVAVKTSSREEEHRSDLMRYLDTEMRERFEAMGFTVDIHPNDILDRAPFLVAKRIEDPSLPTLFCYGHGDTVPGEEGRWSEDRDPWTLDVAQTQSGPRWYGRGTADNKAQHAINMEAMRHVIDTRGRLGYNATFLIEMAEEMGSPGLYEFCRDNRDMLAADLLIASDGPRFSTDAPDIKLGTRGGLNLRFRLEYREGGHHSGNWGGLLANPAIVLMHALTTLVSRTGEILHPGLKPAHIKNSVRDALAKVTVTSGPDDPEIDPWWGEPGLSAAEKVFGWNTFEVLSFIAGDPENPQNAVPPLAEAICQIRFVVDTDPDTFLPLIRQHLKDNGFDGITVEPARMSMLRASRLDPEHPAVAWAVTSVEKTTGKPVTVIPNAGGSLPNDIFLNTIGMPTLWVPHSYTGCSQHAPNEHVLPHLMKEGLEMMTGLFWDLGDGFPKEQRSS
- a CDS encoding Gfo/Idh/MocA family protein, which codes for MAIEGTEVTFQRPLRLGMVGGGKDAFIGAVHRIAARLDNSFELVAGALSSTPDKAISSGQALGLKADRIYSSFEDMAKREARLKDGVEAVAIVTPNHVHYPAAKAFLKRGIHVICDKPMTSTLADAKKLAKAAEASPALFILTHNYTGYPMIRQAREMVQNGDLGTIRVIQVEYPQDWLTVEQHNKQADWRTDPARSGLGGATGDIGTHAYNLACFVTGLRAESLAADLQSFVPGRQVDDNGHVMLRFDGGARGMLWCSQVAPGNENNLKLRVYGDKAGIEWHQENPNYLQYSPFGEPAQRLTRGGAGMLESIAPTTRIPPGHPEGYLEGFANLYREAADAIRVHATGETQTTLLPGIQEGLAGVEFVDACVRSSTRNAAWVKLG
- a CDS encoding sugar phosphate isomerase/epimerase family protein, with the protein product MKTIKGPALFLAQFAGDEAPFNSWDAITKWAADCGYKGVQVPSWDGRLIDLEKAASSKGYCEDFAGQARQNGVEITELSTHLQGQLVAVHPAYDTAFDGFAAPEVRGNPAARQAWAVDQVKQALTASRNLGITAHATFSGALAWPYIYPWPQRPAGLVETAFDELAKRWRPILDYADDMGVDVCYEIHPGEDLHDGATYEMFLDRVDNHARAKMLYDPSHYVLQCLDYLDNIDIYKDRIGMFHVKDAEFNPTGRQGVYSGYQPWVDRAGRFRSLGDGQVDFGAIFSKMAANDFDGWAVVEWECCLKHPEDGAREGAQFVADHIIRVTEKAFDDFADGGTDEAANRKMLGIA